Proteins co-encoded in one Epinephelus moara isolate mb chromosome 13, YSFRI_EMoa_1.0, whole genome shotgun sequence genomic window:
- the paqr4b gene encoding progestin and adipoQ receptor family member 4 isoform X2: protein MVLCEGPRLLDFAKTPQHLQFNKYVLTGYRPVSTAHECLRSLFYMHNELGNIYTHGALPIIHITLLCYPTTRHIALLAYILLSAYGIYCATTARTNVLRLRAFVWQALFRFILFLFRVYGSGVGSPNSLRLFVIMDSLAVLGGLVNIIQIPERFVPGAFDNWGNSHQIMHVMVICSIIYLHWGTLEDLAWIKSYQCPTE, encoded by the exons ATGGTGCTTTGCGAAGGACCCCGGCTGTTGGACTTTGCAAAGACCCCTCAGCACCTTCAGTTCAACAAGTATGTCCTGACGGGGTACCGGCCAGTGTCTACAGCTCATGAGTGCCTCAGGAGCCTCTTCTACATGCACAATGAGCTGGGGAACATTTACACCCATG GTGCACTTCCCATCATCCACATCACCCTCCTTTGCTACCCAACCACGCGACACATTGCCTTGCTGGCCTACATCCTCCTGTCAGCCTACGGCATCTACTGTGCCACCACTGCCCGCACTAATGTCCTGCGCCTGCGAGCGTTCGTCTGGCAGGCCCTGTTccgcttcatcctcttcctgttcAGGGTTTACGGCAGCGGGGTGGGCAGCCCAAACTCCCTGCGCCTCTTCGTCATCATGGACTCTCTGGCTGTACTGGGAGGGCTGGTCAACATCATCCAGATCCCTGAGCGCTTTGTCCCCGGCGCCTTTGACAACTGGGGCAACAGCCACCAGATAATGCATGTCATGGTCATTTGCTCAATTATCTACCTGCACTGGGGCACACTGGAGGATTTAGCCTGGATTAAGAGCTACCAGTGTCCTACTGAGTGA
- the paqr4b gene encoding progestin and adipoQ receptor family member 4 isoform X1 yields the protein MVLCEGPRLLDFAKTPQHLQFNKYVLTGYRPVSTAHECLRSLFYMHNELGNIYTHGVPFFLFLVLLPFSIPWMEVDSGWICVVHYLACLSPTVGSVVYHIFMNHVGGEHVYDTLLSLDMFGVCLVNTLGALPIIHITLLCYPTTRHIALLAYILLSAYGIYCATTARTNVLRLRAFVWQALFRFILFLFRVYGSGVGSPNSLRLFVIMDSLAVLGGLVNIIQIPERFVPGAFDNWGNSHQIMHVMVICSIIYLHWGTLEDLAWIKSYQCPTE from the exons ATGGTGCTTTGCGAAGGACCCCGGCTGTTGGACTTTGCAAAGACCCCTCAGCACCTTCAGTTCAACAAGTATGTCCTGACGGGGTACCGGCCAGTGTCTACAGCTCATGAGTGCCTCAGGAGCCTCTTCTACATGCACAATGAGCTGGGGAACATTTACACCCATG GCGTcccctttttccttttcttggtGCTGCTGCCTTTCAGCATCCCCTGGATGGAGGTGGACAGTGGCTGGATCTGTGTGGTCCACTACCTGGCCTGCCTCTCCCCCACTGTGGGCTCAGTGGTCTATCACATATTCATGAACCATGTGGGAGGAGAACATGTGTACGACACCCTGCTGTCCCTGGACATGTTCGGGGTCTGTCTGGTTAACACCTTGG GTGCACTTCCCATCATCCACATCACCCTCCTTTGCTACCCAACCACGCGACACATTGCCTTGCTGGCCTACATCCTCCTGTCAGCCTACGGCATCTACTGTGCCACCACTGCCCGCACTAATGTCCTGCGCCTGCGAGCGTTCGTCTGGCAGGCCCTGTTccgcttcatcctcttcctgttcAGGGTTTACGGCAGCGGGGTGGGCAGCCCAAACTCCCTGCGCCTCTTCGTCATCATGGACTCTCTGGCTGTACTGGGAGGGCTGGTCAACATCATCCAGATCCCTGAGCGCTTTGTCCCCGGCGCCTTTGACAACTGGGGCAACAGCCACCAGATAATGCATGTCATGGTCATTTGCTCAATTATCTACCTGCACTGGGGCACACTGGAGGATTTAGCCTGGATTAAGAGCTACCAGTGTCCTACTGAGTGA